TCCATAGCCAAACCAACTGCCAAAAGCAACACTTCAAATAAGCCCATAATCAATCTCCTAAAAAAACCAAGTATAGAAGAACTATACTTGGTCATAATATCGAATATATAGCCCCATGCATAGTTCACCCATCAACAACTATACATGAGTCTCGCAATTTAAAACAAGCCAGGCCAAAGCCAGTATGTTGACTTGCTACGTTAAAAACGCTCGCTACTCCCTCATGAGTAATATGAAAAATATTATCATTTAAACCACTCACTGTCAACGCTTACCCATTGCAAACAAGTGCTTTTGGTAGTGCTGACCATGTCTGCAAGAAGTCATACATTTATGAGTTCATACTCCTTGACTCCAAATCCAATTGCAGCAGCGGCGTCAATTGTATGCTCACCATTCTGTCTCTGGACTCTTTCAAGGAAATGATCACGCCCAGGATCTTCTGATTTGTAAATCAGATCCATGCAGGCTCTGTCTATAGCTATAGGATCAGTAGAAGCCAGAATTCCAACATCAGCCATACAAGGATCCTCTGCTATTGCACAACAGTCACAGTCAACAGACAGATTCTTCATTACATTAATGAAGACCATGTTGCCTTTAAAGTAATCAACTACTGCAGAAGCTGCCTCTGCCATTGATTCAAGAAATGCATCCTGAGGTGGAAGATCTCCCCAGACAATTCCCTGCTCCTCTGCCTTGACATATTTTCCTGCAGAATGAATATTGACCTTGCCCGCTGTAGATGCACATCCTATTGATAACTGCTTGAGTGCTCCGCCATAGCCTCCCATTGGATGGCCTTTAAAGTGAGACAACACAAGCATCGAGTCATAATTTGCAAGATTCTTACCAACAATATCGCTCTTTAGATGATTCGGATGAGCTATAGGAAGCTCCATATCAGGCCCTTCAGCATCCATAAGATCAACTACAAAAAAGTCATTCCAACCATGTTTCCTTATCAGTTTGGTATGCTTATCAGTATAGTTTCTCTCACCATCATAAGCAGTGTTGCATTCTACTACTGTTCCGTTTACATATTCAACCATAGGTTTGAAAAACTCAGGTCTTAGGAAATTCTGATTGCCATCTTCGCCTGAGTGAACCTTGACAGCAACTTTTCCTTCAAGCTTTTTCCCTAATGTTTCATACATCTTAACGACCTGCTCAGGCGTTATTGTTCTGGAAAAATAAACCTTAGAAACTGATCCCATAAGTGCCTCCTTTATAATATCTATGCCCTAAACGACAACAGCAAATTTCATCACCACATAATCAATTATACATTTATATGCTGTTTACATCCATAACTATACAAAAAAACTTAATCATAGATAAACTTATTTTAGTGAATAAAAATTTCATTTTCCGACGCTCAATATCGAAATATTGTGCTTTTTTTGGTGTGATTTTATACTTTTTTAATTTTTTTCTGATTTTCCGAAGAATATAATGACACTTGTGTTTTGAAAAAACAGCTCCAAAAAAACAACAAACATGATTCAGGAGGAATTTTGTGTTATGCAGAAAAACATGCTTATGAAAATTAGCAAATCAATCGCCGTAGCTGTAACAGTAGCTATGACAGCTTCAATGCCGGTTACAGCACTTGCTGCTCCAGCAAACTTTAATGCCGCTTACTATGCAGCTCAGAACCCAGATGTTGTAAAGGCTGTAGGCAACAGCTACGAAGCCCTTGCTAGACATTATGATCTTTTCGGAATGCGCGAAGGAAGAAACGCATACTCAGGAGATGTTAAGGCAGCATTTATCAGACTTGCTAATTCTCAGTACAAGTTAGGCAGAGGTATTGCATCAGTATTTGATGCTAAGTGGTATGCAGCTCATAATCCAGATGCTGTAAAAGTATTCGGAAACGATCCTGCTAAGCTTTTTGAGCACTTCATTATATATGGACTTTCAGAAGGAAGAACTCCATCTGAGACATTTAATGCAGATACTTTCTTTTCAGAGAACAAAGAAATGGCCGTTCTCGTTGCTGCAGCTTTTGCAGATAAGCCAGAGGTAGTAAATTCTCCAATTCTTCAGGTTGCAAGAGAAGTATCTACTACTTATATTCCAGCTCCAGTATCTGCCCCAGAAAATAACAATGTATCTGAAACAGTAACAAATACTGATAATAATACTAATAACAATAATGATTCTAAGGACAACAGTGAGGAGAAGACTCCTGAAGTTAAGACTCCAGTAAGATCATCCTCTCCTGTTATCACACTTGCCATGATCCAGGAAATGGCATCTCAGGCTTCAAGAAAAGTTGGCGAATTGCAGTCTCAGGTAAATACTATGAATAATGATGCACTTGCTGCTGAGACATTATTAGCTGAAGTAAATTCTAAGCTCGAAAGAGTACAGGAGAATGGAATTACTGTTGCAGAAAGAGATCAGCTTATGCAGGATCTATACAGCGTTATAAACTCTGCTTTAGAAGCAACAAATCAGGCAGGCTATATTCAGTCTTCTGCAATGAAAGTATCTGAAAATACAAGAGCTAGCTTTGCATATTTAGAAACATACAAAACCATGCTAGATGAGTCTGAGAATACAATTTCCGCTCAGAAAGCTTATGTTCAAAACGGCACTTATACTCAGGCAAACCTGGCAACAGCAAATGCTAACCTTGCCCAGGCTGGAAATGCTCTTATTAACGCCCAGAAGGCTTACGATTCAGCAAAGGCTACTCTTGATGCAGCACTTGCAGCTGTTCAATCATTGAGTGCTGAAAAAGAAGCTCAGGCTACATTAGCTGCAACAGCAAATGCTGAATTTTTGGCTGCACAGCAGGCTCTAACGACTGCTTCAGCTCAAATAGCAAGTACTGGAGAAGTTAATAGACTTTTATCAGAAAAAGAAGTATTCAAATCTGAATACAATAAGCTCACAGAAGAAGATAAAGCATCAAATATTGGTGAGGTTCTTCAGAATGAAATCAATAAGAGAACTGCAGAAGCTGATAGAATTGCTAATGAACTCACTACTGATCTTCGAGATGATTTAGTTGTAAAAGCTAATGCCAACAATGCTGCTCAGGCCAAGCTGACAGCACTCACTAGCAACCTTGCTGCCGCTGAGGAAGAGCATGCTGCTGCCGTTACAGCTGAAGCTGATGCTAGTACAGCTCTTTCAGAAGCAAAAGAAAACTATATTGAAACAGCAGATGAAGAACTTCAGAAGATAGATAACGAGCAGGCAATTGCTGACAGCTGCGGTAATGAACTTGCTGCTGCCCAGAATGCTATTATAGGAATCGGTAATGCTACTGATGGTGTTATAAGAGGAACTGAAGAACATCCAAGCTCTTTAGATGTTGTTAAAGATGCTCAGGAAGCAATTGATATTGTGAAAGAAGCAGAAACAATCACTCCTGCAGAGGATACTGATGATCAGAACAATGATACAGACGATACTCAGAATGACACTACTCCTGCAGATGAGAATCAGAACAACACAAACCCTACAGATAATACTCAGAGCAGCGGAACTCAGAACCAGCCTGAGCAGAACGATTAATACAGCCCTATAGGCTATCCAATTATTGTGCATAAAAACAACGCGTGGTCTTCCATATGAAGGCTACGCGTTGTTTCATTGTACCGAAATCATATTTGCTATTTTTTATAGTTTGTATTTTGATTATTTACAATCAATCTTAAGTACTGCACCTGTCAGGTCTGCAAAGGTAAGATTTCCCCTGATAACTTTTTTCTCCCCCATCAGATCAACCAAAGTTATGGAATCCCCATCTATAGAAAGAGACTGGACATACTCCATAAGTATCTCATCCGGATTATCTGCTCTTACAGCTGTCGACAAACACATAAGCTCCCCTCCTGCTAATTCAATTAATATTATTATACTATTTTTCCGGAATCATTGCTCAATCGGAGTAAAATCTATAATACTGGTGATTAGCATTTACAGTTCAGTATCTCACAACTCCGAAGGAATCAAAAACACATTTTCTAAATTCTTGTAGACCTGCAAACACTCCATCTGCGATCATTTGAGCTCCGATATTGCCAATAGCTGTCGCTTCACCGGGGCCTGCATTAACTGTTCTGCCTGTTTCAGCCGCTGTCAGTTTATTAAGATAAACTGCATTTGAGCCTCCTCCAACAATGTTAATGCTGTCAAAATTCTTACCCGTTATCTCTTCAATTTCTTCTGTCGCCTGTTTGTAGCAAACAGCAAGGCTTCTGTAGATAACTCTTGAAAGCTCCCAAGGCGTTATAGGAACTGTTTGACCAGACTCCTCGCAGGCCTTCTGAACTTCTCTTATCATGGACTCAGGGTTAAGAAATCTTGAGTCATTTGCAGGAACTACAGAGTCAATTGTCTCTTTTTCTGCCCTATCACAGAGGTTTGCAAAAGAATAATCATCTTTCGGATTTTTGCCGGGATAATCGTAGCCTTCTTCAAATTCTTTTTTAACAGACTGGATCATCCAAAGTCCCATGATATTCTTAAGGAATCTGTATCTGTGCTGATAGCCGCCTTCGTTTGTAAAGTTGGCTGTCTGAGCCTTCTTGGTGCAGTTTGCTTTTTCAAGCTCGCACCCCATAAGTGACCAGGTTCCTGATGAAATATAAAGAGTATTTTCATCTGTGCACGGAACGCTCATAACAGCAGAACCTGTATCGTGGGTTGCAGGAAGAACTACAGTGCAGCTAAAGCCCACCTTACTCTCTATTTCCTTTTTAATTGGTCCAACAACTGTTCCGGGCATGGACAGCTCTCCAAAGAGTTCATCAGGATACCCCAGTCTTGCAATAAGCTCATGGTCCCAATCAGCAGTCTCTGCATTTACAAGCTGCGTAGTTGATGCATTGGTATACTCCTGCTTGCGAACTCCGGTCAAAAGGAAGTGAAAATAGTCAGGAATCATGAGGAATGTTCTGGCTCTTTCCAGCTTCTCAGGCTTTCTTACCTTAGTAGACATGAGCTGATAAATAGTGTTAAAAATAGCCTTCTGAATTCCGGTCCTTGCATAGAGCTCATCTTCAGGAATTATCTTGTAAACTTCCTCGTCCATCCCTTTTGTACGACCATCTCTGTAAGCAATACAGTCTCCCACAGGATTATCATCTTTATCAAGAAGAACATAATCTACTCCCCATGTATCAATTCCCATGGTCGCAGGAATCTTGCCTTCTTCCTTACATTTCTTCATGCCCTCAAGAATTTCTGAAAAGAGCCTCTCAGTATCCCATACCTGATGATGGCCTTTTTCATCCATTCCATTGTAAAAACGATATATTTCCTCAAGGACAATTCTGCCATCCTCCATGTGAGCAAGGATGTGGCGCCCTGAAGAGGCGCCTATATCAACTGCCAGGTAATATTTCATCTGTTTGATCTCCCCAATACTTTTTATGCTGATAATTAGTAGTTACTGTTCACTCGCTAACAGTTCGTTTCAGTAATAATTAGTACTCACCGATGATTCCTGACTTCTTGTCATAGAGGAAGTCCTCGCTGATGTTTACATTAAAAGGAGCGTTAAGAGCACGGAAATTCTCAGGCTCAATTGTCTGTCTCTTTCTGTCAGTCATGGACATAACCTTTACAAGGATTTCAGCAGCCTTCTCAACTGTATGCATAAGACCAAATGTAATATCAAAATCAGTTCCGCATGCAAACATTCCATGATGAGCCCAGATAGCTACGTCCTGCTTCTTCATGATCTCTGATGTAGCAACTGCGATCTCTCTTCCACCAGGAACCATCCAGGGAACCATTCCGATTCCCTCAGGGAATACGATTGGACACTCTGTAGCCATCTCCCAGATTTCTCTTGTAAAGATCTTGCCATCAAGAGGAAGCACAAAAGTAAGTGCGATTGTATTTGTAGGATGGCAGTGATATACAACTCTGATCTGAGGATCGCGAGCCTTGCAAACTTCAAGGTTCATAAGGTGTGAAGGAAGCTCAGATGTTGGTCTTCCGCCTTCAACAAGTCCCCATACGATCTTGTAATTCTCACCTGCATCATCAACCTTGATAATGCATACATTAGCAGCAGGATCGATCTCAACATTTCTAAAGTACTTGCCGGAACCTGTCACCATGAAGTACTCACCTGCAAGTCCTCTGACTGTTGTACCAATCTCCTTCCACTCTCCGGACTCATCCAGATCATCTGCTACAGCTGCAATCTCCTCATCCTTAATTCTATAGCTCAGGTTACCGCCATTTCTCTCATGCCATCCCTGATAAAATCCATCAACGCACAGACGGCAAAAACCCTGTGCAAACTTAGAATCTAAAACTTTCATTTCCTCAATCTCCTGTTTCATATAATAAAAATCATTTTTCAAAGTTATCTCAAAACAAAAATAGATGTAGTAATTGCAAAATATGTATGCAGATAAACCGATTTGATGCAGCTATTCTGTGTAAGTATATGTGCGCATAAACCGATTTGATGCACAGCATCATTGGAGGTTTAGGCACACATATACGGCACACGATTAGCGCATCATCGGAGGTTTATCTGTATACATTTTGCATTTCTTTAACATCATACTCGTTTTGAGAGAACTTCCTTCTCGTACTCCATGCAATCTGCAAACCAGTCTTTTTCAAGAGCAACACCCTTAGACTCGCAGTAATAGTCCCAAACATCTCCAAAAGGCATTACCTTGAGCTGCTCCTGAAGTGACATAAGCTCTGTGAAGTTGCATTCATTCTGAAGCCTTGTAAGCTTATCCATAGGCTGAAGTTCAGCATACATAAGAGCCTTTAAGAAGTTTCTCATACCATTTGTCCAAGCTGATATTCTGTTGATGCTCGCATCAAAGTAATCCATTCCAATGTAGAATCTGTCAGCACCGTTTCTGACAATTTCCTGTGCAAGGTCTCTTGCGTCATCATTAAAGATAACTACGTGGTCAGAATCCCAACGAACAGGACGTGATACATGAAGAGCCATCTTATCGTTAAAGAGAAGCATTGAAGAAAGCTTATCTGCAACATTCTCTGTTGGATGGAAATGGCCTGTATCAATAAGGCACATTACATCATTCTTGGCAGCATAGTTCATGTAGAACTCATGGCTTCCTACTGTGTAAGACTCTTCGCCGATTCCGAATACCTTGGATTCAACTGCAATAGCAACCTTACTCTTGTCATAATCTATAGAGAGAATCTGATCAAGTGAGTCCTTAAGTCTTGCTCTTGGAGCTTTTCTGTCACCAGGAACATCCTTAAGTCCGTCAGGAATCCAGATGTTCATCATACATGTTTGGCCTGTCTGCTCAGCAAAATACTCAGAGATCCTGATACATGCCTGACCATGTCTGATCCAGAACTGTCTGATCTCTTCATCTGCTGATGAAAGTGTAGCTACTTCTGACTTGGGATGGCTAAAGTATGTAGGATTAAAGTCAACTCCAAGTCCTCTCTCCTTGGCATACTCTGCCCATCTCTTGAAATGCTTGGGCTCAAGAGCATCTCTGTCTGCCCACTCACCGTCTTCAAAAATAGCATATGAAGCATGAAGATTTATCTTATGCTTACCCGGAACAAATGAGAAAGTCTTATCCATATCAGCCATAAGCTCCTCTGGAGTTGTAGCCTTGTATGGATAGTTACCTGTTGTCTGGATACCACCTGTAAGAGGTCCTTTCTGATCAAAACCAATTACATCATCCCCCTGCCAGCAGTGCATAGATAACTTGATATTTGAAAGAGCTTCTAAAGCCTTATCAACATCAACACCAAGTTCTGCATAGCGCACTTTTGCGTCTTCGAATCTTTCCTTTACTGTCATTTCTTTCCCCTTTCATCATAAAACTTTTTCAATAATCCAAATTTCAATTATTTCTCTGCAAGATATACGAATTGCCCTATATCTTCTGGATTTATGCAACTCTACAAATATAAATTTATACTATCTCATTCAAATAATTAAGGACGCAAAAAAACAAATTTTACGTCCTTTCTTGCAACGGTTAAAAAACTGACGTAAAATTTTAGCATAAGTATCAAAAACGCAAATGCGTATCTATCTTCATGTTAAAAAGAATCATATTTAGAGGGGGAAAATTATGAGTACTAATGAAAAGAAAGTTATTAAACACAGAATCTTGGACAAGCACCCTATTGTGGGAATAATTCTTCTCACAGTGCTGGCACTATTCATGATACAAGGCTTTATCGGAGGAGTCCTGGGAGTTGGTATAGCCTTAGTTTTAGGTCTTCCTCAAGAACCGATATTGTACATTTCAATGGTCGTTTCTGCATTTATAATGCTGGCAATCCACAAGAGATGGTTCTATCCGGAATATGAGGGCAGTATCTCTTTTGATAACAGATTCGGAAAATGGCTTATCGTTACCATTGCAATTTTACTTGCTCTGATCATACCTGATTTCATCATCATGACAGTGACAGGAACCAATTTTGTAGCACCCAGTATCAAGTCCATTCTTGTAGCATTAGTAGCAGGAACAACTGAGGAAACAATATTTAGAGGAATTCCTGCTTCCTACGCAATGAGACATTTTAATGACAGAAAAAAACTTCCACTGGTCATTGGCATTACATCTTTATTGTTCTCTCTTATCCATGCCACCAACATTTTTGCAGGAGCTTCAGTATCAGCAACTCTACTTCAGCTTCTGACATCCTTTGGCATAGGAACTACACTTTGTGCATTGTATTTTAGAAGCGGTAATATTATACTTCCTATGCTGCTTCATTTTCTGTATGATGTTTATGCGCTTATGAATGCAGATTCTGTAACTGAGGCCGGAGTACTGGACGCTTCACTTACAGTTAAAGACCTTACAGCAAACCTCATTATTTTAGTAATAGAAATAGCGATAACACTCTATCTTCTTCGAGGGCCTGTTCTCGATGACCTTACAGAGATTTGGAAGAAGAAGTGGAACAAATAATCATCTTAATAGGAGTTATGAAACATGCAATATCTTGAAAACGAATACCTGAAAATCGCAGTCGCTGAGCACGGAGCAGAGCTTAGCAGCATCTGGGACAAAAAGAGAAATAAAGAGCTCTTGTGGCAGGCTGATCCAAAGTTTTGGAACAGACATGCACCAATTCTTTTCCCATTTGTCGGAAATGTAGTTAATGACGAATACCGTTATAAAGGCCAGACATACCATATGTCATCCCATGGCTTTGCAAGAGATATGGAATTTGACTTCGTAGGTAAAACAGATGACAGCATCAGCTTTTCTCTTAAGGCAACTGATGAGACAAGAGCAAAATATCCATTTGAATTTGAACTTATCGTTACTCATAAACTTGAAGGAAACAAGGTAAATGTGATCTGGGAGATCAAGAATCTTTCTGACTCAGAGCCTCTCTACTATTCAATCGGAGGACACCCTGCATTTAGATGCCCTATTAATGAAGGCGAAAAGAGAACTGACTACAAGGTTAAGTTCCATGATGCAAAAGACCTTAAGTACGTCCTTATTATTCAGGCTACAAGAGAAGTTGATCATGAGTGTCCAACCAAACTCACATTAAATGGCGACATCCTTGATATCACAGAGCATCTCTTTGACAAGGACGCTCTTATCTTTGATAACAACCAGGTCAAAAAAGTAAGCCTCTGTACTCCTGATGGGAAGCCATATATCACTATGGACTGCTCAGAGTTCCCATCCTTTGGTCTCTGGTCCAAGCCAGTGATCGATGCAGAATATGTCTGCCTTGAGCCATGGTTTGGAAGATGCGATAACAAGGGCTTTAGAGGAGAACTTCCTGAAAAATACGGCGAACAGGAACTTGCAGCCAGCGGATCAAGAACTATCTCCTATAGCATATCTGTGAACTGACACTAGTATTTAGTCACATGTCAATTGATATACGCTTTAGTTTCAGCATCCATCATAAATATTTAGGTATATTAAAATGAACCCTAAACTAATAGAAAAACTCAGCAAAATTACAGATGAAGAGCGAGCAATTCTGGATGGAGAGCCCTATATTAATAGGGCTCTCTATTATAGCTCTGAGAAAAAAAGCAGCTCCTCTGAGGATGAAATCGATTCTTCAAGAGTTCTTCAAAACGGTAAGCTCATAGATATGCGTCCACACGTGCGCTTCGTGCACTTTCCTCTCCACACCCACAACTATGTTGAATTCATTTATATGTGTCAGGGAGAAACTGTGCATATCATCGACGGGCAGCGCATCACGCTTCATCAGGGAGACCTTCTCTTTCTCAATCAGCATGCCAGACAGGAAATACTCCCTGCAGGAGAAAATGATATTGCCATCAATTTCATGATCCTCCCTGAGTTTTTCGACACCTCTTTTGCCATGCTTGAACATGAGGAATCACCTCTAAAAGACTTCCTCATAAGCTGCCTTACTCAAAAAGATATAGGTGGTAACTTCCTGTATTTCGGTGTATCAGCCATTCCGCAGATTCAGAATATTATGGAGAACCTGATCCTAAATATGCTCCCCGGATCTACAGAAACGTCCGGCTCTGCTGCTTCCTACACCCCTGATAACTCATATTCTAATTCTGTTAACCAGGTTACAATGGGACTGTTGTTCATGACTCTTCTGCAACACACAGATACTATCCGTGTTTCCAGAAGATCTTTTGAACAGGAAATAATGTTCAGGCTACTCCGCTACGTCGATGAGCAGTACAGAGATGCCAGCCTTAAAGCTTTCGCAGAAGTTGTCCGTGAAGATGAATATGTCCTTAGCCGCATCATCAAGAAAAATACCGGCAGCACCTTCAAGGATCTGCTCCAAAACAAGCGCATGAGCAAGGCCTGCGACCTACTAAAAAACACCGACATATCAATCGCTGATATATCGGTGCTCATAGGTTATGATAACACAAGTTTCTTCCACAGGCTCTTCAGGCGCCTCTACAACTGCAGCCCCAGAGACTTCCGCCTAAGCTCACGCGCCACATAAATCATTTATTTTTGAGGCGGCAGAGTTCTGCGTCAGTGATCTCAAGCACTGAACCATGTCTTTTAAGGCTCTTGCCAAGATCAAATTCTGAATCTGAAAGTGCCGTGTATCTGGTCATATCACTGTCTTCAAAAATGATGGGTAAATAGCCCTGATGAGTTGCAAAGCGGTCTACCATGAGACAATTACGTCCATCAGGAAGTTTGAATGCAAGCGGTCCTTCAACTCCCTTTATTGCTGAAAGGCTTGGTGATTCAAGGAACTTGAATTCACCTTGCAGATCATCGCAGTAGTCTATGAGAATCCCCTTTGAATCCTCATCCTTGGAGAAACGGTAATAGTTATCTCCTGACTTAAAAATTGTAGTATCTATTACATTGCAGCTTCTCTCTATGTATTCAACCGGCTCACTAAAATGAACGAAGTCTTTAGTCTGTGCCCTGTAAATGATATGCTTATCCTCTTTACCCTCTTCCATTCTAAAAGAAGCCCAGAACACAGTATATTCATTTCTCTTCTCATCAAAGAACGCTTCCGGAGCCCAGACATTTCCAATATGTTCAAGTGGCACTTCATATACCCAGGCCTCTGACCAGTTCACCAGATCCTCGGATTTCCAGATGATCATCTTCTTACTGGCTCTGTGAACAGCATCATCCC
The sequence above is a segment of the Butyrivibrio proteoclasticus B316 genome. Coding sequences within it:
- a CDS encoding DUF362 domain-containing protein, translating into MGSVSKVYFSRTITPEQVVKMYETLGKKLEGKVAVKVHSGEDGNQNFLRPEFFKPMVEYVNGTVVECNTAYDGERNYTDKHTKLIRKHGWNDFFVVDLMDAEGPDMELPIAHPNHLKSDIVGKNLANYDSMLVLSHFKGHPMGGYGGALKQLSIGCASTAGKVNIHSAGKYVKAEEQGIVWGDLPPQDAFLESMAEAASAVVDYFKGNMVFINVMKNLSVDCDCCAIAEDPCMADVGILASTDPIAIDRACMDLIYKSEDPGRDHFLERVQRQNGEHTIDAAAAIGFGVKEYELINV
- a CDS encoding CooT family nickel-binding protein codes for the protein MCLSTAVRADNPDEILMEYVQSLSIDGDSITLVDLMGEKKVIRGNLTFADLTGAVLKIDCK
- the rhaB gene encoding rhamnulokinase, producing MKYYLAVDIGASSGRHILAHMEDGRIVLEEIYRFYNGMDEKGHHQVWDTERLFSEILEGMKKCKEEGKIPATMGIDTWGVDYVLLDKDDNPVGDCIAYRDGRTKGMDEEVYKIIPEDELYARTGIQKAIFNTIYQLMSTKVRKPEKLERARTFLMIPDYFHFLLTGVRKQEYTNASTTQLVNAETADWDHELIARLGYPDELFGELSMPGTVVGPIKKEIESKVGFSCTVVLPATHDTGSAVMSVPCTDENTLYISSGTWSLMGCELEKANCTKKAQTANFTNEGGYQHRYRFLKNIMGLWMIQSVKKEFEEGYDYPGKNPKDDYSFANLCDRAEKETIDSVVPANDSRFLNPESMIREVQKACEESGQTVPITPWELSRVIYRSLAVCYKQATEEIEEITGKNFDSINIVGGGSNAVYLNKLTAAETGRTVNAGPGEATAIGNIGAQMIADGVFAGLQEFRKCVFDSFGVVRY
- the rhaD gene encoding rhamnulose-1-phosphate aldolase; the encoded protein is MKVLDSKFAQGFCRLCVDGFYQGWHERNGGNLSYRIKDEEIAAVADDLDESGEWKEIGTTVRGLAGEYFMVTGSGKYFRNVEIDPAANVCIIKVDDAGENYKIVWGLVEGGRPTSELPSHLMNLEVCKARDPQIRVVYHCHPTNTIALTFVLPLDGKIFTREIWEMATECPIVFPEGIGMVPWMVPGGREIAVATSEIMKKQDVAIWAHHGMFACGTDFDITFGLMHTVEKAAEILVKVMSMTDRKRQTIEPENFRALNAPFNVNISEDFLYDKKSGIIGEY
- a CDS encoding L-rhamnose isomerase gives rise to the protein MTVKERFEDAKVRYAELGVDVDKALEALSNIKLSMHCWQGDDVIGFDQKGPLTGGIQTTGNYPYKATTPEELMADMDKTFSFVPGKHKINLHASYAIFEDGEWADRDALEPKHFKRWAEYAKERGLGVDFNPTYFSHPKSEVATLSSADEEIRQFWIRHGQACIRISEYFAEQTGQTCMMNIWIPDGLKDVPGDRKAPRARLKDSLDQILSIDYDKSKVAIAVESKVFGIGEESYTVGSHEFYMNYAAKNDVMCLIDTGHFHPTENVADKLSSMLLFNDKMALHVSRPVRWDSDHVVIFNDDARDLAQEIVRNGADRFYIGMDYFDASINRISAWTNGMRNFLKALMYAELQPMDKLTRLQNECNFTELMSLQEQLKVMPFGDVWDYYCESKGVALEKDWFADCMEYEKEVLSKRV
- a CDS encoding CPBP family intramembrane glutamic endopeptidase, whose amino-acid sequence is MSTNEKKVIKHRILDKHPIVGIILLTVLALFMIQGFIGGVLGVGIALVLGLPQEPILYISMVVSAFIMLAIHKRWFYPEYEGSISFDNRFGKWLIVTIAILLALIIPDFIIMTVTGTNFVAPSIKSILVALVAGTTEETIFRGIPASYAMRHFNDRKKLPLVIGITSLLFSLIHATNIFAGASVSATLLQLLTSFGIGTTLCALYFRSGNIILPMLLHFLYDVYALMNADSVTEAGVLDASLTVKDLTANLIILVIEIAITLYLLRGPVLDDLTEIWKKKWNK
- a CDS encoding aldose 1-epimerase family protein codes for the protein MQYLENEYLKIAVAEHGAELSSIWDKKRNKELLWQADPKFWNRHAPILFPFVGNVVNDEYRYKGQTYHMSSHGFARDMEFDFVGKTDDSISFSLKATDETRAKYPFEFELIVTHKLEGNKVNVIWEIKNLSDSEPLYYSIGGHPAFRCPINEGEKRTDYKVKFHDAKDLKYVLIIQATREVDHECPTKLTLNGDILDITEHLFDKDALIFDNNQVKKVSLCTPDGKPYITMDCSEFPSFGLWSKPVIDAEYVCLEPWFGRCDNKGFRGELPEKYGEQELAASGSRTISYSISVN
- a CDS encoding AraC family transcriptional regulator is translated as MNPKLIEKLSKITDEERAILDGEPYINRALYYSSEKKSSSSEDEIDSSRVLQNGKLIDMRPHVRFVHFPLHTHNYVEFIYMCQGETVHIIDGQRITLHQGDLLFLNQHARQEILPAGENDIAINFMILPEFFDTSFAMLEHEESPLKDFLISCLTQKDIGGNFLYFGVSAIPQIQNIMENLILNMLPGSTETSGSAASYTPDNSYSNSVNQVTMGLLFMTLLQHTDTIRVSRRSFEQEIMFRLLRYVDEQYRDASLKAFAEVVREDEYVLSRIIKKNTGSTFKDLLQNKRMSKACDLLKNTDISIADISVLIGYDNTSFFHRLFRRLYNCSPRDFRLSSRAT
- a CDS encoding glycoside hydrolase family 43 protein encodes the protein MGYLFVHFTGESLENGEQIYFSVSEDGLHYEDLNEGRPVLVSDIGTKGVRDPFILRSRIDGCFYIIATDLRIYANPSWDDAVHRASKKMIIWKSEDLVNWSEAWVYEVPLEHIGNVWAPEAFFDEKRNEYTVFWASFRMEEGKEDKHIIYRAQTKDFVHFSEPVEYIERSCNVIDTTIFKSGDNYYRFSKDEDSKGILIDYCDDLQGEFKFLESPSLSAIKGVEGPLAFKLPDGRNCLMVDRFATHQGYLPIIFEDSDMTRYTALSDSEFDLGKSLKRHGSVLEITDAELCRLKNK